DNA sequence from the Juglans microcarpa x Juglans regia isolate MS1-56 chromosome 5S, Jm3101_v1.0, whole genome shotgun sequence genome:
TTAAGGCGATTTATTGCGGCAATTTATTGTCTGATAGAAATAATATTGCCGCAATAAGTCATTATTCACGGCGATTTTCTTGGTCGATGTGGCTTCGAACCTGCACGTTTTTAGTTTTACCTTTTGCATCGTATTTTACAATATTCACGGCATTTTTAGTTATTTGCGGCGTATTTTACAATATTAGTAGTGAAAAAAATCGttgtaaataaacaattttctaaaaaaattttgggTTTCGCTGGTTGAACTTTTAAGTGAGTTAATAATTGCGATGAAAGTGCGATGAATCGCTGCAAAAggttatttgcagcgattttggAGATTATTTGCATCGAATTTTAACGCCGCAAAAAACCCTGTTTCTTGTAGTGCCAATATGGCTTCGGTTTGGATATAAAAGTCTCaaaatttatctcatttaattattataactttttttaatactatacaaaatataataaataatttaatttgtttaaatctcaaaagaataataatattaaaaaaataatattttaataatattttatttaatttttaacttttgtatCAACTCATTTcgtcttaactcactatccaaatctcccTTAAAAATCGTGTTTTAATAATTAgcagattttaaaaaataagtaagatAATCACCCATCTTCCACGTTTTGGTTatccattaatatatttatttgggAAGCTCCTACTAAGATGAATAAGAATATTAGTTCATAGAGTCAACAAAAGTGGGGATCgaggaaattaaaaatatacaagtaGTTTATATGAGCATGTTGGGTCGGAGTAGACACGAATCTACTCAACGActatttgtattattttcatGGCATTTGATGACATTAAAGATGCAaacttacaatattattaaaatcttaaaaaaaaaaaaatgaaaaaagaagaagagagagatggcCTCAGTGCGTGGCACGGTAAGGGGACGGTggccctttttcttttcctcttaattttgtataaGTGTTCAAGGTTGCCTCTTTCGGTGAGCACCGTCGAGGGAGACCGtggccttttttttctttctttgtatcgttaatatttttatagaattattttttatttgtgttttttttttttttaacttaagcTTTAAGCaatgatatttaaataatcCACTCAAAAAAATTAAGGTTTCATCACATTTATCTATTCTTAAAGGGAGGTGAAAAGTGCAAAATtcttgattttaattatttaggatgaaatttaaaaaataaatgatataagaatttaaaatgaGATCAATCcactaattttaaatataagttaGATTTACACGtaaatctttttaataaaactgataaaatgagGTAATTAAATGTGATATGttacatatttttgttttgagttttacaATATGGTGTACTATATCTAATTACattaatttgtgaaatttattttgaatcaaaataaagaatgtagtgaataaaatctcatattatacataactttgatttttctaaaaaacaatTATCTATACTTGTAATTTTAGTTATGATGTGTAAGTTACTTAAAAGGATGaaaacattaaattaaaaattaaaaaataaaattataactcaatacatataatattgtaGTATTCAATAAATGTACTATTTTGcttaaaatgatatatatacatgacaGTATTCTTTAGACAATACGTTATTCAGGGTCTAGAAATTATGATCCTTTTGAAACGAATAACGTTAACTTGACTAgtctcaataaaatatatagtaaagTCATGCTTTTGGTAGATCATTCCACAGACAGCGTTGTCGGGTACAAAAATCTTCTTTGTATCGGTTACATCGAAGCTTCTGGAACAGTGGAACCTCCTCGGATGCTTCACCAACTCCTTTGTCCTCGCCCATCACCACACCCATGCACCTTTGCCTTCTTTGACTCGCAGTGGAGCGGACTGGTCTTGGAACGACGATTTCCCTAGCTCGACTTTACTTGCCCTTGGGTACTAAGCAAAAGAAAGATTcgtcatttttcttatttatttatttagctGAGCTCCCATCCGGCCTCCTCCCGCAAACAAACACATGCTCTGCCTCTGCTCTAATTTTGCTTGTTGAATTCTACTACTTTGTTTCGTGTCTGATTGTTCTGCGTCCTTGAGAGTTTGCTCCCGAGATCCAATGGAGAGAGGAGGTGGGAacagagggagaggaagaggcaGAGACGGAGGAGGAAGGGGTGGTCGTGGTGGTCGTCAACAACATCAGCAGTGGAGGGGTTCGCGGCCTGGGGGGCCGTGGGATCGACAACCGCGACAGCCGCAAGGCGATGACATTGTTGCTTCTGGTCCTCCCATGGGTCAGGTGGTGGAATCCGCTTCGTTGGGCGGTTCCGGTGAGGGTTCGAGCAGCGCGGCTGGTCGTGGTGTTAGAGGACCAGCTTGGAGGGGTGGGGCGGGTCAGATTCAGTGGGAAGTAGGATCCACTACTCCTACTGCTGCTGCTCCACCCGTTCAGCGTCCGCCTCAGATTTCTCCTGAACCTATCCCCGGTATTTGATCTCTTCACTCTATGTTTTTTGATTGGTTGTTGATAATAAGGGGGAAACGGAGAGGAGAGGGAATATGGATTCCTGAATGACTATATCTGTTGCTTTTGCCGGAGTTGATCGGCATAATCAAATTTATTCATcaggctttatttatttatttatttttctgccTCCATTTTCTTCGTAAACATACGTCGCGACAGTCAGATTTCGATGGAGATTACGATTTTTTTCCcaggccggggggggggggggggggggggggggaggaatCCGGGAAATTACCGTGGTTGCATAAAAGAGaaccatattaatttatattttgagcAGCTTCAGTGATtaacaactttttttcttcacagATCCTGTTGTTTCAGAACTGCAAGCAATGAGTATTTCAGAAAAATTGACAACTCCTCCAGAAGATTCAAACAGAATTCTTCCTGTTAAACGACCCGATAAAGGGGGCGCACTTGCTATCCGAACGAGTAGGCTCCGTGTCAATCACTTTCCTGTCAACTTCACTCCAGAGACTGTTATAATGCACTATGATCTCGATGTGAAACTGGAGGTGCCCCTCAAGAATCGTCGGCCTGTGAGAATATCAAAAGCTGATCTCTCTGTGGTCAGGAACAAATTATCTTCTGATGATCCTGTACGATTTCCCATGACAAAGACTGCATATGATGGCGAGAAGAATATTTTCAGCGCGGTATCATTGCCCACAGGAAAATTTAATGTGAAAATCGCTGAGGGAGAAGACACTAAGGGTGGTTCATATGTAGTTACTATCAAGCTTGTAAATGAGCTCAAGCTTTGCAAGTTGGAGGATTACTTACGCGGGCATCTCTCATCAATCCCCCGAGATATATTACAAGGATTGGATCTCGTAATGAAGGAGAATCCAGCTAGGAACATGATCTCAGTTGGCCGAAGTTTTTTCCCCAGAGAACCTAGGGAAGGAGATGATCTTGGTTGCGGCATCATGGCATCTAGAGGGTTTCAACATAGCCTGAAGCAAACCTCCCAGGGTTTGGCCATGTGTCTGGACTACTCGGTTTTGGCATTTCGAAAGCGATTGCCGGTTATAGATTTCCTCAGGGAGCATATCTATAAATTTGATATCCTTAATTTCCAAAAGTTTAGGGCGGATGTAGTTGGTGCATTGAAGGATCTGAAAGTTACTGTGACTCACcgaaaaaccaaacaaaaatacatCATCAAGGGTTTAACTTCTGAGAATACACGACGTATATCATTTGATGAGGAAGACCCAGAGGGCAAGAATCCAACCAAGAAAGTGAGCattgttgattattttttggACAAATATGGCAAAGATATTAGGTATAAGGATATTCCCTGCTTGGATTtagggaaaggaaaaaagaaaaactatgtGCCAATGGAGTTCTGTATCTTATTTGAGGGCCAAAGGTTTCCTAAGGAAGACTTGGATAGAAATGCAGCCATAATGTTGAAGAACATGTCACTTGTACGGCCAAATGATAGGGAGAGGGAGATATGCAGTATGGTACGCTCAAAAGATGGACCTCTGGGGTATGTAAATATGACACTTCAGTctatttatagaataatatgtaattatccTGTGCTGGTTCTTTTGTtgctttcttatattttttcttctcactGTTTCATGAAATAACAAATTGGTCATTGAGTGCTGATAGTATTTGCAGGTGGTTGTCTCACTTACTGCAAAGACAGTTCtttggtttaataatttgttttatgaatttttcctatcaaaataaaattatatgaatttttaggAAAGCACTTGAAAATACATGCTAAACTGTTTTAGTAATATTGTTCTTTATGTTGCTTACAGAAAATTGAGTATATATTGTTGGTAGCTGCAATCGGCCGTAGCTTGTCTATGAAAACAAATGCTAAAAATCTCATTATAGTGTACTTGGATTTCATGCTTTATGATTTGTGAAATTCTTCACCTCCGGTAACCACTATGCAATGAGCAGCATCACTTTCTTTTGGCATTGACGTTGTCACTGCAATGTCTATGATAGCCAtgcaaaaataatgaaatttgagGGCCAGAGAACTAAGATTTTAGTTACATGTAGGAGCCTGTTATGATTATATAGCTGATCAACTAATGTTGGACATGTAGACCTTGCATCTCCTGTATCCTGCTGATTTGGTTGTCCATAGATAGAATGTAGAATAACCTTAGAAATTTTGATTCTTCACCTTATGATGCAGATAGTTTTGGTTTGTCAAATTCATGAAacataaatgttttattttagctaCATGGCATTAGTAGGATCCTGCTATGATTATATAGCTGATCAACTAATGTTGGACATATAGACCTTGCATCTCCTGTATCTTGCTGATTTGGTTGTCCATAGATAAAATGTAGAAGAACCTGAGACATTTTGATTCTTCACCTTATGATGTAGATAGTTTTGGTTTGTCAAATTCAtgatacataattttttttataagtaaatttttttgataacttAACATAACTTCGCATGGTTTTGTATTCATTAACAGATTATATCAATctgaaaattattaaattggTCCTTGATCTATTGGCAGTGGAGGCATCGCTCAAAATTTTGGAATGGCagtgaacatgaacatgaccaAAGTTACAGGACGCATTATTGGGCCACCTGAGTTGAAGCTTGGTGCTTCGAATGGTAAAGTGATCAAGGTAACggttgagaaagagaaatgtcAGTGGAACCTTGTCGGAAAGTCAGTGGTGGAAGGCAAGAGAATTGACAGGTGGGGTGTTATCGACTTCAGCTCTTCTGAAAGATCTGGACTAAATCCTGATTTTTTCATTCCAAAGCTTATTAACCGGTGTGGAAATCTGGGAATCCGCATGGAGGAGCCTCTTATATATGAGTGCACAACAATGTGGAAATTTTCAAGGCTTAACATGCTGTGTGAACTACTTGAAAGTATTAAGAAAGAGGCTTATAGGATTTGTAAAGGTAATCTACAAATTCTTCTTTGTGTTATGTCTAGGAGGGATCCTGGTTACAAATATCTCAAGTGGATCTCCGAGACCCAACTTGGTATTGTGACACAGTGTTGTCTGTCCACTTGTGCCAACAAAGCAAATGACCAGTATCTTGCAAATCTTGCTATCAAGATAAATGCCAAGCTTGGAGGTAGCAATGTAGAGCTCAATAATCCGTTGCCCCGTTTTGAAGGGAAAGGGCATGTTATGTTTGTGGGGGCTGATGTTAATCATCCTGCTGCACGGAACACTATAAGTCCATCCATAGCAGCTGTTGTTGCAACCATGAACTGGCCTGCTGCAAATCGTTATGTAGCACGTGTCCGCCCACAAGTTCATAGGAAGGAGACGATTCTGAATTTTGGAGACATGTGTTTGGAACTAGTTGAACGATATGCTCAGCTCAATAATGTTAGGCCAGACAAGATTGTGATCTTCCGTGATGGAGTAAGTGAGAGCCAATTTGATATGGTTCTCAATGAAGAGTTGCAAGATCTCAAGAGGGCACTCCAAGCTATAAAATACTCTCCAAGCATCACACTTATTGTTGCCCAAAAGAGGCATCAGACTCGTTTCTTTCCGGAGAGTGCAAGGGATGGGTGTTCTACTGGAAATGTGTCTCCGGGCACAGTTGTGGACACAATAATAGTTCACCCTTTTGAATTTGACTTCTATCTCTGTAGCCACTTTGGAAGCCTTGGGACAAGCAAGCCCACGCACTACCATGTCCTGTGGGATGACCATAGGTTTACTTCTGACCAATTGCAAAAGCTCATATACGAACTGTGTTTTACCTTTGCTCGGTGCACTAAACCTGTGTCGCTAGTCCCACCAGTGTACTACGCTGACCTTGTTGCTTATAGGGGACGACTTTATTATGAGGCAATGATAGAGGGGCGGTCTCCAGTTTCAACATCATCGGCATCATCGTCGTCGTCATCATCGTCACTTGCATCTTTTGAtcagaatttcttcaagttACATGCTTCCTTGGAAAATATCATGTTTTTTGTTTAGAAGGCTGCCTGCATGGTTTGCCATTTGTTCTCTCCTCTTTTTAGAAAGGGGTAAGAAATAGACGACTTTTGTTGACAATGCCCGACGTCCTCCTTTCTCGTGTGGATTGATGAAGGAGTTTGTGCGTGAATCTAATGGGTTCTGTCTCAGTTTGTCTGAGAGTATTTTGTTCATGTTTCTTTTGCTCTTACAGTTGTGATGGTTGAATGTTATGCTCTTGTGTGTCTTGTGTTTTGCTGTAAAGAATCAGGGATTGTGTGGACTGGACCGGACCCTGTCTATTTATAGGTGTGTTTTGCTTACGTTCTCCTTGTCTGTGCTTGCCATCTCATTCTCTCTTATGTTAAGCTTTTGTGTGTTGACGACATGGATTTGTAATCCCAAGGTGTTCTTCGCCACAAGAGTTTCAATTAAATTGAGATATTGTCCTCTTCTATAAAATAAGAACTTGAGCTCtcaaatttagattaaaaaaacaaataatatctgGTAATCTAAAATGTGTGGGAATGGGTCACGGCTTCGATAGCACAATTTGAAGATCTAGTTGAGAACTGGTGTCGTCTtagaaactttttattttattttcattttcaaaataactcgAGGTGCTACTCGAAGAAACTCATTGCATGAACGAGCACTTACACCAAAATGCTCCGAATAGAGGGTTCTTCATGTTTCATTTTTACCATTATAACCACTGCTATTATGTCTACCAATATAACCGCCATCTGGGACAACACTGGACACTCAGATAAGGGAGTACAACATAGGTTTCCAAACTTGTTCACCCCTGTCCATGGGAGCAGGTCACATTGATCCTAACAGACCACTAGTTCCCAGTCTGATATCTGATGCAACCCCAGAAGATTATGTGAATAATATATGTTCTTTTAACCTCTACAAAGCAAAGAATCAAAGAAATCATTGGATCAAGAAACTATAGCTGTTCAAACCCATCTTCTGATCTTAATCACCCCTCAATCATTACTTCTTACTCTTCTGCAAATGGAAACTTCAGAGGACAGTTACCAATGTTGGTGAAGGCGCCACAACTTAGGCGGTTTCAGTTATGAACTTAGGCGGTTTCAGTTATACCAAAGACATTAGTTTTTGGAAGGAAATATGAGAAGCAAACTTATTAAGATAAGAgtatttacatttatttattttttatttttttttataataatattagatatagttataaGGTATATCGTGTACTCCCTTTGAAAGAAAGGAGGctcaccattaaaaataaaaatatttcatatttagttatttttttaaatcgaaTACACGAAACATGCATACGTTAAAACTATACTCATCAGTATGTTTCACTAAATATATTCTCTTTAAAAacggagggaaaagaaaaagaaaaaaaaatcgacgGAGGAAATATTACACATACACTCAACCCTAACAACATTCTCCAGATATTCTTTCCTTAACTTGCAGGTAAAGAGATTCCAACACTGGTCTGTTAATAGCGAGAAAAAAAGGAGTTTAAAGTTGATGATTTGCTTCCATTTCCCAGCTATTGCCTCGAGCTGCTGCATGTGATGATCGAAAAAAGCTCCCTAGCTGTCCATGTCACTAGCGATATATTCTGGAGATTGCCCAGCAATTCTTTATCCCATGATGAGAGCATAGAAACACATTCTGTAGACAAAATAGACGAAAAATTTTGGTATAGAGAGAGGCAAACAGCTGAAACTACTCAGCTCATCAGATATCAGAAGACGGTATTTTCTAGTGCGGAGAAAGCATCTTCTCTGAGCTTTCTAGAAGAACAACATTTTTAAGCAGTATTTTTAGATACCATTCTGTCATCCTTTATAGAAATACTTCAGAAGACGGTGAAAGATTTCATTATACCTGAGTTCTTAAAGAGATTCAGTAGTGAGTATGAAGCTAGCACTCTTTCCTCGGGATCTTTCCTGCAATCCAGAGATTCAAGCAATTGTGGCATGAGAATTGAGCATGCCATGGACTGCAAATCTTCATCTCCAACTGAATGGAGAAAGCTGGTCACCCAAGTGACAGTAATGATACTTGCTCGTGCTAAACTCGGGATGCCATTGGCTATGGATTCTGAAAGGGCAGCCAATAATCTCTTATTCCCACTTCGGATCAAGACAGTGGCTGCTTTCCTTTGCCAATCTTCTGTtgcctcttcctcttcattctAATCAAGTAACCGAAACCACAAAAATCAACCAACCACTAGGACAGAGAAGTTTAGATTAGGACATAtgaatacaagaaaaattactGTCAATCTCTATTCCTCttgaatatttcatttttatataatttgcgAGTTTAATGTATGCAAGCTTACTGAGTGCATGAAACCATCAATAACAATTTCCTTGCTACGAAATGAATCCCCTGCATTCTCATGGAAACCTGCTCGTTGTAAAAGCCAACTTTCTGCTGATGCCTCtccactatagaaaaaatgGCCTCCCAACATCAGAAGAGCCCTCGCTGATTGTTCTTGAACCTTATTGTTACATAGTCGACAGTCCAAAGAAGTTATCACTGCCTCAACAGCTTCTTCTCTATATACACTGTACTTCATAGTATCACCCTGCCACATGAGTGCTACTTGTTATGCTTACTGCTCAAGACTGCACAACCAACTTCTTTTATACAAATGGCCAGTTTGGATTCTCAGAAGATGGAGTAACAAACGGTGGAGAGATTCTCTTTTGAATTCTTGGGAATCATAAAACTCTGAAAACAAAAGTGAATGGTATAGAATTACCAGAAGATGAAGCTGCAATAACATTGCTGCGACCAGTGGATATTCTTCTGGTGGGGCTCTCTTGAGATAGGCTAATAAAATGTTCATGGCGTTCATACCACTCCATGCTTCTTTCAGTCCGCATAAGAACTTTATCATCTGGGTTCTTCTGGTAAAAACCCCTCGAATTATTAGAAAATGGATTGAGCTTCTGAAAGAGAAAAGACTGCAAAAGGTAAAAAATTCATACCTACTGAGGCAGAGTAACTCGGTTAGTAAAGCAAAAGCACAGCTATTAGAATTCTTGCACTCGAGAACAAGAAGTTCAAGGAGAGATGCTTTGTTCAAATTTTCAGCCAAATAATTTCGGCAGCTTCCATCAGCTCGAATGCATCTCGACATGAGCAAAGCAGCATTGCTCCTGTCATGAGAATCCCCTCTCTCAATTCCTTGAGCCAGAAGGTTTATTCGCCCCAGAGAAACCAACTGTCTAGCATTCTCTAAGTTTCTATCTTCATCAAAACCTGTAAGGAGTTGGTGTAAAAGGTATATTGCTGCCACTTGAGGACTGCACCGTACTGTAAATAGGATCTGCATATGATCTCCAAATTCTAATACTCGAAGGAGTAGTGGCACCCATTCAAATGATATCATCTGTTTTGCCTTGGGCTTTAATAGGTAAAGCAGAACAGCAGCCTTTAAAAATAGACTGCTGCTCCTCAGAAGTCTCAAGAAAATGTCTAGCCGTGGATCTGAATTCAGTATAATCTGCCTAAACACCTCCTTCCTTCCTACAAATTCAGCAAAAATCGATATTATGAGttctaaaatttcatcatcTTTAGAAGCAAATAAAACCTCTAGCATCCCCTCAATAATGGAGGCTTCTGATAATGCAGCTTCAACGACAGGATCACCATGTGAGTCCAACCAGGCTTTGCAGATTATACGAAGGGAAATTTCACACTCGCATAGAGAATCCGAGGAGCAAACAGTGTAAATGGCTCTGCTTAATTCACTTGAATGggtattttcttcatttctgaCCGAACCTATCTTGGCCGTGTGATTGCGTTCTGTTGGCAGACTTCGGCAAGCAGAGAATTGGATATAATCTGCATTTTTAGGCTCAGTGCATAATTCAACTCTCGAATCTCTTAAGTTTTGGCTTGATGACCTTCGATGAGTCCTATCTCCTTTCTgtacaaaacagaaaaaaggcGATCATCTGCAACGTAACAGTCACTATTTATGCaactttaaattaaaacattaataaagTAACCCACATTAACAAAACTGCAGTTATCTTCGTGTGTGCAAAGTTTCACCTCTTCCTTCAAATCCCAAGTATCCATTGAAGGTCCATCTGGATCAACCAGGTCCATAGATCTCCGTTCAAGTGTTGGGACGAGCACATCTCGGTATCTTCGTTGATTAGGAAATCAGGAAGCAAAATTCACTATTAGCAAAAAACTAAAtgtcaaatttttttacattttatagaAATGATTAAACCATCTCCTTCATTAACTTACAAGTTCCTGTTCATGGAAGACTGTGAAGTGTAAGAATCTGATGATCTTCTTTTCGATGATCCATAGCTGGGTTTTGATGGCAAAGGCACAATAGGAACTGGAGGGGCCATAACCCCAACTTTAAGCCACTCTTTATAGTAAAGAGCAAAGACAGCAGTTCCCTTGTCCATTTGTTCATTGTATGCTTTGCTCAAGGCCGTGATTACCTTCTCCTTCTTAACATAGTCCAAGTTCGAGTGAGTTTCGACTTCGGTAGTGTACCATATCTTGAGATGGAGAAGATGGGGAAGAAAGAAATGCTCCCAAAGATCAGGAAGCAAGTGGGTTCGAGCTAAAAAGGGCGAATCGCAGAAAACTTGAAGTAGGTGCCTAGCAGAAATCCGATTGTTTTTCTCAAACTTGTAGACAATTGCCAAGTATAGCTGAGCACACGCAGAAATGTGAGAATTGGGTGTTCCGCATGTTGAACCATTCTTTGACTTTCTAGAATTTAAGGAATCGACGATGCTTAGAAGCCGAATGGAGTTTCTTAATGTCTTCATCCTTAGTTCCTTCCTGGTCGCTTGATCTTCTACCAACTTCTGTACGCTCTCAATACCGAGTTCCATGTTCATAAAAATTCCATTATCAGATTCCATCTTTTTTCTCACCAAGCAAGACTTGCACTTCACCCGAACTGTTTCCCGGAATTTCACATCTTTTACGTACCTTCCAATGTATCCGCTGAGAATAGAAATCACAGCTCTAATGGCTGCTTCATCAATTGCAAGATCATCTCTTCTTGAACCCTCTGGCATCCATGACTTGGCATTTGATCCCTCTGATTCCGACAGCACCCTTTGAGACGAGAATACCGAAGACCCTTTTTTTGAACTAGTCTTCTCGATCTTCTGTTTCGAGATATGCAGAGAATTTCGGTCATGGCAGATGTACATACGCAGCGCAGGTACTGACTCGTGTGGTTGTGCTCTCTTGCTAGGATTCACAGGCTTTCGAGTCTTGGGAAGTTTCCTGCGTTGGAGCTCAAGTCCTTCCTCGGCGAGCAGTTCTTGTAAGGAAGCCATTTCTTGGTAATGAAATATTGGACTTTGGTTTTGGAGAAAAGGGAAGAGAGTTTGTAAAGCTTCACCATTAAATAAGAGAACTGAGTACTAACAAATcgtttgttttataattattatcgtctcatccttataatttttttaaaatttttaaataaaataaaataaaatttaatttttttaaattttaaaataaaaataatattaaaaaaatatattttaacattaatattttattgtacttttttaactttagtttcaaattattttatctcatctgtaaaaataaactaaatcaatttttagaatccaaaatcattttttgtttaaaaaatttaaattgataaaaggacatagatttaactttttatatttattttgccaaactatgaaaagaaatagaatGGGACGAAGGAAAAACATGAACGATGAGGCCAAGAAAATGGTTCCTATGTTTTTTCAAACTGTTGAAGCCATTCTCCattaattaaaaagtgttttttcaACATGTCTGGACCCGGTTCTTGCCATAAAGAACATGGTCGATGACTATGAGGAGGACTTGCGTCTTGACCCCGATCATCATGACCTGCAACATCCTATGAAAGATTTACATATTTCATATATGTAATTGCAAACCCTAATCATGTAATACAATCATACAAAGTAAAACATTATTGTAAAAGTCTAAACATTATAAAGATCAGATCATTGAAAAGTCAGGAAGTCAAGGgttagatatatatgtatatatggacAAAAcacgatcatatatatatatatatatatatatatatatata
Encoded proteins:
- the LOC121267866 gene encoding protein argonaute 2-like, with translation MERGGGNRGRGRGRDGGGRGGRGGRQQHQQWRGSRPGGPWDRQPRQPQGDDIVASGPPMGQVVESASLGGSGEGSSSAAGRGVRGPAWRGGAGQIQWEVGSTTPTAAAPPVQRPPQISPEPIPDPVVSELQAMSISEKLTTPPEDSNRILPVKRPDKGGALAIRTSRLRVNHFPVNFTPETVIMHYDLDVKLEVPLKNRRPVRISKADLSVVRNKLSSDDPVRFPMTKTAYDGEKNIFSAVSLPTGKFNVKIAEGEDTKGGSYVVTIKLVNELKLCKLEDYLRGHLSSIPRDILQGLDLVMKENPARNMISVGRSFFPREPREGDDLGCGIMASRGFQHSLKQTSQGLAMCLDYSVLAFRKRLPVIDFLREHIYKFDILNFQKFRADVVGALKDLKVTVTHRKTKQKYIIKGLTSENTRRISFDEEDPEGKNPTKKVSIVDYFLDKYGKDIRYKDIPCLDLGKGKKKNYVPMEFCILFEGQRFPKEDLDRNAAIMLKNMSLVRPNDREREICSMVRSKDGPLGGGIAQNFGMAVNMNMTKVTGRIIGPPELKLGASNGKVIKVTVEKEKCQWNLVGKSVVEGKRIDRWGVIDFSSSERSGLNPDFFIPKLINRCGNLGIRMEEPLIYECTTMWKFSRLNMLCELLESIKKEAYRICKGNLQILLCVMSRRDPGYKYLKWISETQLGIVTQCCLSTCANKANDQYLANLAIKINAKLGGSNVELNNPLPRFEGKGHVMFVGADVNHPAARNTISPSIAAVVATMNWPAANRYVARVRPQVHRKETILNFGDMCLELVERYAQLNNVRPDKIVIFRDGVSESQFDMVLNEELQDLKRALQAIKYSPSITLIVAQKRHQTRFFPESARDGCSTGNVSPGTVVDTIIVHPFEFDFYLCSHFGSLGTSKPTHYHVLWDDHRFTSDQLQKLIYELCFTFARCTKPVSLVPPVYYADLVAYRGRLYYEAMIEGRSPVSTSSASSSSSSSSLASFDQNFFKLHASLENIMFFV
- the LOC121268684 gene encoding putative E3 ubiquitin-protein ligase LIN-1 isoform X1, translated to MASLQELLAEEGLELQRRKLPKTRKPVNPSKRAQPHESVPALRMYICHDRNSLHISKQKIEKTSSKKGSSVFSSQRVLSESEGSNAKSWMPEGSRRDDLAIDEAAIRAVISILSGYIGRYVKDVKFRETVRVKCKSCLVRKKMESDNGIFMNMELGIESVQKLVEDQATRKELRMKTLRNSIRLLSIVDSLNSRKSKNGSTCGTPNSHISACAQLYLAIVYKFEKNNRISARHLLQVFCDSPFLARTHLLPDLWEHFFLPHLLHLKIWYTTEVETHSNLDYVKKEKVITALSKAYNEQMDKGTAVFALYYKEWLKVGVMAPPVPIVPLPSKPSYGSSKRRSSDSYTSQSSMNRNLYRDVLVPTLERRSMDLVDPDGPSMDTWDLKEEVKLCTHEDNCSFVNKGDRTHRRSSSQNLRDSRVELCTEPKNADYIQFSACRSLPTERNHTAKIGSVRNEENTHSSELSRAIYTVCSSDSLCECEISLRIICKAWLDSHGDPVVEAALSEASIIEGMLEVLFASKDDEILELIISIFAEFVGRKEVFRQIILNSDPRLDIFLRLLRSSSLFLKAAVLLYLLKPKAKQMISFEWVPLLLRVLEFGDHMQILFTVRCSPQVAAIYLLHQLLTGFDEDRNLENARQLVSLGRINLLAQGIERGDSHDRSNAALLMSRCIRADGSCRNYLAENLNKASLLELLVLECKNSNSCAFALLTELLCLSRRTQMIKFLCGLKEAWSGMNAMNILLAYLKRAPPEEYPLVAAMLLQLHLLGDTMKYSVYREEAVEAVITSLDCRLCNNKVQEQSARALLMLGGHFFYSGEASAESWLLQRAGFHENAGDSFRSKEIVIDGFMHSNEEEEATEDWQRKAATVLIRSGNKRLLAALSESIANGIPSLARASIITVTWVTSFLHSVGDEDLQSMACSILMPQLLESLDCRKDPEERVLASYSLLNLFKNSECVSMLSSWDKELLGNLQNISLVTWTARELFSIITCSSSRQ
- the LOC121268684 gene encoding putative E3 ubiquitin-protein ligase LIN-1 isoform X2 is translated as MASLQELLAEEGLELQRRKLPKTRKPVNPSKRAQPHESVPALRMYICHDRNSLHISKQKIEKTSSKKGSSVFSSQRVLSESEGSNAKSWMPEGSRRDDLAIDEAAIRAVISILSGYIGRYVKDVKFRETVRVKCKSCLVRKKMESDNGIFMNMELGIESVQKLVEDQATRKELRMKTLRNSIRLLSIVDSLNSRKSKNGSTCGTPNSHISACAQLYLAIVYKFEKNNRISARHLLQVFCDSPFLARTHLLPDLWEHFFLPHLLHLKIWYTTEVETHSNLDYVKKEKVITALSKAYNEQMDKGTAVFALYYKEWLKVGVMAPPVPIVPLPSKPSYGSSKRRSSDSYTSQSSMNRNLYRDVLVPTLERRSMDLVDPDGPSMDTWDLKEEKGDRTHRRSSSQNLRDSRVELCTEPKNADYIQFSACRSLPTERNHTAKIGSVRNEENTHSSELSRAIYTVCSSDSLCECEISLRIICKAWLDSHGDPVVEAALSEASIIEGMLEVLFASKDDEILELIISIFAEFVGRKEVFRQIILNSDPRLDIFLRLLRSSSLFLKAAVLLYLLKPKAKQMISFEWVPLLLRVLEFGDHMQILFTVRCSPQVAAIYLLHQLLTGFDEDRNLENARQLVSLGRINLLAQGIERGDSHDRSNAALLMSRCIRADGSCRNYLAENLNKASLLELLVLECKNSNSCAFALLTELLCLSRRTQMIKFLCGLKEAWSGMNAMNILLAYLKRAPPEEYPLVAAMLLQLHLLGDTMKYSVYREEAVEAVITSLDCRLCNNKVQEQSARALLMLGGHFFYSGEASAESWLLQRAGFHENAGDSFRSKEIVIDGFMHSNEEEEATEDWQRKAATVLIRSGNKRLLAALSESIANGIPSLARASIITVTWVTSFLHSVGDEDLQSMACSILMPQLLESLDCRKDPEERVLASYSLLNLFKNSECVSMLSSWDKELLGNLQNISLVTWTARELFSIITCSSSRQ